Sequence from the Deinococcus aquaedulcis genome:
GGCGGCGTTCTTGTCAAAGCGGATGGTGCTGCCGTCGGCACGCTTGATGGCGTGGCTGGTACGCACGACCACGGCCTTGACCACGTCGCCGGCCTTCACGGTGCCGCGCGGCGCGGCGTCCTTGACGGAAGCCACGATGATGTCACCCACGTGGGCGTAGCGCTTGTTACCGCCGCCGCCGGTGGTAAGACCCTTACCGCCGATACCGCTGTTCAGCACGCGG
This genomic interval carries:
- the rplN gene encoding 50S ribosomal protein L14, which produces MIMPQSRLDVADNSGAREIMCIRVLNSGIGGKGLTTGGGGNKRYAHVGDIIVASVKDAAPRGTVKAGDVVKAVVVRTSHAIKRADGSTIRFDKNAAVIINNQGEPRGTRVFGPVARELRDRRFMKIVSLAPEVL